A genomic window from Streptomyces sp. 846.5 includes:
- a CDS encoding antibiotic biosynthesis monooxygenase family protein: MSTLVTAELFARPGRGDEVAKLLLDILGESLEHEGCEEIRILRDQNDADHVTGLTQWTEAHNYTDYLAWRTAHGFTATFEAMLTRPLVIHYYDEIYRGQGIAAR; the protein is encoded by the coding sequence GTGAGCACACTGGTCACCGCCGAGCTCTTCGCCCGACCCGGCCGCGGCGACGAAGTCGCGAAACTGCTGCTGGACATCCTCGGCGAAAGCCTCGAACACGAGGGCTGCGAAGAGATCCGCATCCTGCGCGACCAGAACGACGCCGACCACGTCACCGGCCTGACCCAGTGGACCGAGGCGCACAACTACACCGACTACCTCGCCTGGCGCACCGCACACGGCTTCACCGCCACCTTTGAGGCGATGCTCACCCGCCCCTTGGTGATCCACTACTACGACGAGATCTACCGCGGCCAGGGCATCGCAGCGCGCTGA
- a CDS encoding aminotransferase class V-fold PLP-dependent enzyme, translating into MTRAAGVPFLLDATQSVGQFPVDVAELGCDMLSATGRKFLRGPRGTGFLWVRPEALGYLEPHVVEIAAATWDGKRGFDWHHGARRFETWELSYANVLGLSAAVQQALDLGTDEIGRRALARGARLRDRLDAVPGITTHDLGAQRCAIVTCKVDGMATAQVAAALAAQGINVSTTDPVQNQFDTEDRDVHPLVRLSPHYYNTEAEIDRAVEVLIAVAEAAWV; encoded by the coding sequence ATCACCCGGGCCGCGGGCGTTCCCTTCCTCCTCGACGCCACCCAGTCCGTCGGCCAGTTCCCCGTGGACGTCGCCGAGTTGGGCTGCGACATGCTCTCCGCCACCGGCCGCAAGTTCCTGCGCGGCCCACGCGGCACCGGCTTCCTGTGGGTACGCCCCGAGGCACTCGGGTATCTGGAGCCGCACGTGGTCGAGATCGCCGCCGCCACCTGGGACGGCAAGCGGGGCTTCGACTGGCACCACGGCGCGCGGCGTTTTGAGACCTGGGAGCTGAGCTACGCCAACGTCCTGGGGCTGAGCGCCGCCGTCCAACAGGCCCTGGACCTCGGCACGGACGAGATCGGCCGACGCGCCCTCGCCCGCGGCGCCCGGCTGCGCGACCGGCTGGACGCCGTGCCCGGCATCACCACCCACGACCTCGGCGCGCAGCGGTGCGCGATCGTGACCTGCAAGGTCGACGGCATGGCCACGGCCCAGGTCGCGGCTGCCCTTGCTGCTCAGGGCATCAACGTCAGCACCACCGACCCGGTGCAGAACCAGTTCGATACCGAGGACCGCGACGTCCACCCGCTGGTGCGGCTCTCCCCGCACTACTACAACACCGAGGCCGAGATCGACCGCGCCGTCGAGGTCCTCATCGCGGTCGCCGAGGCAGCGTGGGTATAG
- a CDS encoding TetR/AcrR family transcriptional regulator, with amino-acid sequence MAAQTRSPRERYREQTRAEIKEIAVRQLAEGGVGSVALLRIAKDIGMSGPALYRYFASRDELLAEMVIDAYQDAADAIHAVDASAGGRAALHALGVAFRDWAVAHPHLYLLVQGTPVPGFTAPAETVSRARAVIGPFLSVFAQGRPLRTLDPLMGEFGRWLKEDAEVAAWVEQWTGLASDDPAATVALTGAITAWPQIHGTVSLETAGQFTGMGHRPATLLAVQLDILADAFQLT; translated from the coding sequence ATGGCGGCCCAGACCCGCAGCCCGCGAGAGCGCTACCGCGAGCAGACCCGCGCCGAGATCAAGGAGATCGCCGTACGCCAGCTCGCCGAGGGCGGGGTCGGGAGCGTGGCGCTGCTGCGTATCGCCAAGGACATCGGCATGTCGGGTCCGGCCCTGTACCGGTACTTCGCCAGCCGTGACGAGCTTTTGGCGGAGATGGTCATTGACGCCTACCAGGACGCCGCCGACGCGATCCACGCCGTCGACGCCTCGGCCGGGGGGAGGGCGGCGCTCCACGCCCTGGGGGTGGCCTTCCGCGACTGGGCTGTCGCCCACCCGCATCTGTACCTGCTCGTCCAGGGCACTCCGGTACCGGGCTTCACGGCGCCGGCCGAGACCGTGTCGCGGGCGCGAGCGGTCATCGGGCCCTTCCTCTCGGTCTTCGCCCAGGGGCGGCCACTGCGCACGCTGGACCCGCTCATGGGCGAGTTCGGACGCTGGCTCAAGGAGGATGCCGAGGTGGCGGCGTGGGTGGAGCAGTGGACCGGCCTGGCGTCCGACGATCCCGCCGCGACCGTCGCACTGACCGGCGCCATCACGGCCTGGCCGCAGATCCACGGCACCGTGAGCCTGGAGACGGCCGGTCAGTTCACCGGCATGGGCCACCGACCGGCCACCCTGCTCGCCGTCCAGCTCGACATCCTCGCCGACGCCTTCCAGCTCACCTGA
- a CDS encoding helix-turn-helix transcriptional regulator — MAPEQHSSGEELGRFLRARRTQTSPQSAGLTPGPGVRRTPGLRREELATLAGVSIDYYTRLERGKETRPSPAVVDALARALQLDDAEHQHLHDLAVRAARYAPHPAPAPSRTVRPHLKLLLEAVRPNPAYIVSRSMDLLAHNPGGLALYAGMEDWPATQRNLARYLFLHPAARRTFPNWENQIRGCVARLRALAGTDPDAPDLTRLVGELLLKSPDFAGLWERYEVTGRRNTTKTFQHPQVGTITLVFQGMALEGTPGHRLGVYTAEPGTPDHDAVLLLDMTAPQATAQPRAHHTA, encoded by the coding sequence ATGGCACCCGAGCAGCACAGCAGCGGCGAGGAGCTGGGACGCTTCCTGCGCGCCCGCCGCACCCAGACCAGCCCCCAGTCCGCCGGCCTCACCCCCGGCCCCGGCGTGCGCCGCACCCCCGGGCTGCGGCGCGAGGAGCTGGCCACGCTCGCCGGGGTCAGCATCGACTACTACACGCGGCTGGAACGCGGCAAGGAGACCCGGCCCAGCCCGGCCGTGGTCGACGCCCTCGCCCGCGCCCTGCAGCTCGACGACGCCGAGCACCAGCACCTGCACGACCTGGCCGTGCGCGCAGCCCGGTACGCACCCCACCCCGCCCCGGCTCCCAGCCGCACCGTGCGCCCCCACCTGAAGCTGCTGCTGGAGGCGGTGCGCCCCAATCCCGCGTACATCGTCAGCCGCAGCATGGACCTCCTCGCCCACAACCCCGGCGGCCTCGCCCTCTACGCCGGCATGGAGGACTGGCCCGCCACCCAGCGCAACCTCGCCCGCTACCTGTTCCTGCACCCCGCCGCCCGCCGGACCTTCCCCAACTGGGAGAACCAGATCCGCGGCTGCGTCGCCCGCCTGCGCGCCCTGGCCGGCACCGACCCCGACGCCCCGGACCTCACCCGCCTGGTCGGCGAACTGCTGCTGAAGAGCCCCGACTTCGCCGGACTGTGGGAGCGCTACGAGGTCACCGGCCGCAGGAACACCACCAAGACCTTCCAGCACCCCCAGGTCGGCACCATCACCCTGGTCTTCCAGGGCATGGCCCTGGAGGGCACCCCCGGGCACCGCCTCGGCGTCTACACCGCCGAACCCGGCACCCCCGACCACGACGCGGTGCTCCTCCTCGACATGACCGCACCGCAGGCGACGGCCCAGCCCCGCGCGCACCACACCGCCTGA
- a CDS encoding medium chain dehydrogenase/reductase family protein has translation MQATEIVLPAVGEPESLQLRSRELPPLGPGQALVRVEASGVSFAEQQMRRGKYYDMPKFPFVPGYDLVGVVEEFGGSGSARGQAGIRVGDRVAALTKVGGWADRVVLDVADLVPVPEGVSAVDAETLVVNGVTAWRMLHRTAKVRPGGTVVVHGATGGVGSVLVQMARAAGIEVIGTASDRNLEAVRAMGAVPVDYRGDVPAEVRRIAPRGVDAVFDHVGGPGIKDSWRMLAPGGTLVSYGSASTRDKPGSGFVTVLTLVGRLMLWNAMPNGRHAYFFNLWAGKKRHLDRWRKQLREDMEQAFALMRDGRLSASIASTYPLAEAAAALRFAESGRAVGKVLIVPTPAR, from the coding sequence GTGCAAGCTACAGAGATCGTGCTTCCTGCCGTGGGTGAGCCGGAGTCCCTCCAACTGCGCAGCCGGGAGCTGCCTCCGCTCGGGCCCGGCCAGGCGCTGGTGCGTGTGGAGGCGAGCGGGGTGTCCTTCGCGGAGCAGCAGATGCGGCGCGGCAAGTACTACGACATGCCGAAGTTCCCGTTCGTGCCCGGATACGACCTGGTCGGCGTCGTCGAGGAGTTCGGAGGTTCCGGGTCGGCGCGGGGGCAGGCGGGGATCAGGGTCGGCGACCGGGTCGCGGCGCTGACCAAGGTGGGCGGCTGGGCGGATCGCGTCGTGCTGGACGTGGCCGACCTGGTCCCGGTGCCCGAGGGGGTCAGTGCGGTGGACGCCGAGACCCTGGTGGTCAACGGCGTCACCGCCTGGCGCATGCTGCACCGCACCGCCAAGGTGCGCCCCGGCGGGACCGTCGTGGTGCACGGGGCCACCGGCGGCGTCGGCTCCGTGCTCGTGCAGATGGCCAGGGCGGCGGGCATCGAGGTCATCGGCACTGCTTCGGACCGGAACCTGGAGGCCGTGCGCGCGATGGGGGCCGTCCCCGTCGACTATCGCGGAGACGTCCCGGCCGAGGTGCGGCGGATCGCGCCGCGGGGCGTGGATGCCGTGTTCGACCATGTGGGCGGGCCCGGGATCAAGGACTCCTGGCGGATGCTCGCGCCGGGCGGAACGCTGGTCTCCTACGGCAGCGCGTCCACTCGCGACAAGCCGGGAAGCGGCTTCGTCACGGTGCTCACGCTTGTCGGACGGCTGATGCTGTGGAACGCGATGCCCAACGGTCGCCACGCGTACTTCTTCAACCTCTGGGCGGGCAAGAAGCGCCACCTCGACCGCTGGCGCAAGCAGCTGCGCGAGGACATGGAGCAGGCTTTCGCGTTGATGCGCGACGGCAGGCTCAGCGCGAGTATCGCGAGCACCTATCCGCTGGCCGAGGCAGCGGCGGCGTTGCGCTTCGCCGAATCGGGACGGGCCGTTGGCAAGGTGCTCATCGTGCCGACTCCGGCCCGCTGA
- a CDS encoding zinc-dependent alcohol dehydrogenase family protein, whose product MRATLMYAADDVRVEDVADPKIHQPTDAVVRIVLSCICGSDLWPYKSLAPTDQPRQMGHEFLGVVEETGSEVRSLRPGDVVVAPFVYSDNTCAYCREGLQTSCVHGGTWGVNGVDGGQGQAARVPHADGTLVKLPVGEDSELLPDLLTLSDVLCTGYHAARTAGVRPGDSVTVVGDGAVGLGAVISAKLLGAEQIILMGRHQVRTELGRDFGATDVVADRGEEGIARVRELTGGEGTRRVLECVGLKDAIVQSFGVVRAGGTISRVGAPQYPEVPFGFGDFLRNITLTGGVAPARAYIEELMPHILDGSIHPGRVFDRTLPLESIAEGYRAMNERTSLKVAVRP is encoded by the coding sequence GTGCGAGCAACACTGATGTACGCGGCCGACGACGTGCGTGTCGAGGACGTTGCCGACCCGAAGATCCACCAGCCCACCGACGCGGTCGTGCGGATCGTGCTGTCCTGCATCTGCGGCAGTGACCTGTGGCCCTACAAGTCCCTCGCGCCCACGGACCAGCCCCGCCAGATGGGGCACGAGTTCCTGGGCGTCGTGGAGGAGACCGGCTCCGAGGTGCGCAGTCTCAGGCCCGGCGATGTGGTGGTGGCCCCGTTCGTCTACTCCGACAACACCTGCGCGTACTGCCGCGAAGGCCTGCAGACCTCGTGCGTGCACGGCGGCACGTGGGGTGTGAACGGTGTCGACGGCGGCCAGGGTCAGGCCGCCCGCGTTCCCCACGCCGACGGAACGCTGGTGAAGCTGCCGGTCGGCGAGGACTCCGAGCTGCTGCCGGACCTGCTGACCCTGTCCGACGTCCTGTGCACCGGCTACCACGCGGCCCGGACCGCCGGTGTCCGGCCCGGCGACAGCGTCACCGTCGTCGGCGACGGCGCCGTGGGGCTGGGCGCGGTGATCTCCGCGAAGCTGCTGGGCGCCGAACAGATCATCCTGATGGGACGCCACCAGGTGCGCACCGAGCTCGGCCGTGACTTCGGCGCCACCGACGTGGTCGCCGACCGCGGCGAGGAGGGCATTGCCCGGGTCAGGGAGCTGACCGGTGGGGAGGGCACCCGCAGGGTCCTGGAATGCGTGGGCCTGAAGGACGCGATCGTGCAGAGTTTCGGCGTGGTCCGGGCCGGCGGCACCATCAGCCGTGTCGGCGCCCCCCAGTATCCCGAGGTCCCCTTCGGCTTCGGCGACTTCCTGCGCAACATCACCCTCACCGGCGGCGTCGCCCCGGCCCGCGCCTACATCGAGGAGCTGATGCCGCACATCCTCGACGGCTCGATCCACCCCGGACGCGTCTTCGACCGCACCCTGCCTCTGGAATCCATCGCCGAGGGCTACCGGGCGATGAACGAGCGCACCAGCCTCAAGGTGGCAGTACGCCCGTGA
- a CDS encoding L-threonylcarbamoyladenylate synthase produces MAKYFDVHPENPQPRTISGVADLVRSGSLVAYPTDSCFALGCRLGNRDGIGRIRSIRELDDRHHFTLVCRNFAQLGQFVHIDNKVFRAIKAATPGSYTFILPATSEVPRQLLHPKKRTVGVRIPDHVVAQALLAELGEPLVSSTLLLPGEEEPMTQGWEIKERLDHVVDAVLDSGDCGTEPTTVIDFSSGDAEIVRHGAGDTARFEQGLSRG; encoded by the coding sequence ATGGCCAAGTATTTCGACGTGCATCCCGAGAATCCGCAGCCGCGCACCATCAGCGGCGTGGCGGATCTGGTCCGGTCCGGTTCGCTCGTCGCCTACCCGACGGACTCGTGTTTCGCTCTGGGATGCCGGCTGGGCAATCGGGACGGCATCGGCCGCATCCGGTCGATCCGGGAACTCGACGACCGTCACCACTTCACCCTGGTCTGCCGGAACTTCGCGCAGCTGGGGCAGTTCGTGCACATCGACAACAAGGTGTTCCGCGCGATCAAGGCGGCCACGCCCGGCAGCTACACCTTCATCCTTCCGGCGACCTCCGAGGTGCCGCGGCAACTGCTGCACCCTAAGAAGCGGACGGTGGGGGTGCGGATCCCCGACCATGTGGTCGCCCAGGCCCTGCTCGCCGAGCTCGGCGAACCGCTGGTCTCCAGCACCCTGCTGCTCCCCGGTGAGGAGGAGCCGATGACACAGGGCTGGGAGATCAAGGAACGGCTCGACCACGTGGTGGACGCGGTGCTGGACTCGGGCGACTGCGGCACCGAGCCCACCACGGTCATCGACTTCTCCAGCGGCGACGCGGAGATCGTGCGGCACGGGGCGGGCGACACCGCGCGGTTCGAGCAGGGGCTGTCCCGTGGTTGA